A genomic region of Vitreimonas flagellata contains the following coding sequences:
- a CDS encoding cytochrome P450 — protein sequence MSELRLPESIATTLVNPTAYASDELFDAYRWMRANNPLGVAEVEGFDPFWVVTKHADILEVSKNNALYSSGVRATTLTNQAGEARARAITGTPHLVKSLVQMDEPEHMKYRLLTQAWFMPASIKKREADVRALAQEAVTQFAALPGACDFVNDVALHYPLRVVMKILGVPQEDYPRMLRLTQELFGAQDPDTQRFQEALTVDQYMQMLLAVVQDFSAYFEAISADRRANPRDDLATLIATAQIDGAPMGQFEATGYYTIVATAGHDTTSSSTAGAMWALATQPGLLERVRGDLSLVPALIEEAIRWTTPVKTFMRSPTEDTELRGRKIAKGDWMMLCYASGNRDEEVFANADTFDIDRTPNRQLAFGFGAHLCLGQHLARMEMRILFEELLPRLKSVSLDGEPRYTESWFVNGLKKLPIKFELA from the coding sequence GTGAGTGAACTCAGGCTGCCGGAAAGTATCGCGACGACGCTTGTGAATCCGACGGCGTATGCGTCGGACGAGTTGTTCGATGCCTATCGCTGGATGCGCGCCAACAATCCGCTGGGCGTGGCCGAAGTCGAAGGCTTCGATCCATTCTGGGTGGTCACCAAGCACGCGGACATTCTCGAGGTCAGCAAAAACAACGCGCTCTATTCGAGTGGCGTGCGCGCGACAACCTTGACGAACCAGGCAGGCGAGGCGCGCGCGCGGGCGATTACGGGTACGCCGCACCTGGTCAAATCGCTCGTCCAAATGGATGAGCCCGAGCACATGAAGTATCGCCTGTTGACGCAGGCGTGGTTCATGCCGGCGTCGATCAAGAAGCGCGAAGCGGATGTGCGCGCGCTGGCGCAGGAAGCGGTGACTCAATTCGCCGCGCTCCCCGGCGCCTGCGATTTCGTCAATGACGTGGCGCTGCATTATCCGCTGCGCGTGGTGATGAAAATTCTTGGCGTCCCGCAAGAAGATTATCCGCGCATGCTAAGGCTGACGCAGGAACTCTTTGGCGCGCAGGATCCGGACACGCAACGCTTCCAGGAAGCGCTGACCGTTGATCAATATATGCAAATGCTGCTCGCGGTGGTGCAGGATTTCTCCGCTTATTTCGAAGCGATCAGCGCCGACCGCCGCGCCAATCCGCGCGACGACCTGGCAACCTTGATCGCCACTGCCCAGATCGATGGCGCGCCGATGGGGCAGTTCGAGGCGACGGGCTATTACACGATCGTCGCCACGGCGGGTCACGACACGACGTCATCCTCTACGGCTGGCGCAATGTGGGCGCTGGCGACGCAGCCGGGCTTGTTGGAGCGTGTGCGCGGCGATCTCTCGCTCGTGCCGGCTTTGATCGAGGAAGCGATCCGCTGGACGACGCCGGTGAAGACGTTCATGCGTTCCCCTACGGAAGATACCGAACTGCGCGGCCGCAAGATCGCCAAGGGCGATTGGATGATGCTTTGCTATGCATCGGGTAATCGGGACGAAGAGGTGTTTGCGAACGCGGACACGTTCGACATCGATCGCACGCCGAACCGTCAACTCGCCTTCGGCTTCGGCGCGCATCTGTGCTTGGGGCAGCATCTGGCGCGGATGGAAATGCGAATTCTGTTCGAAGAATTGTTGCCACGCTTGAAGAGCGTGAGCCTCGACGGCGAGCCGCGTTATACAGAGAGCTGGTTCGTGAACGGGCTGAAGAAGCTGCCGATCAAGTTCGAGCTGGCTTAA
- the pyk gene encoding pyruvate kinase — MRARDCKIVATMGPASDPPERLAMLIQAGVDCFRLNFSHGGREDHARRMQAIREAEAKAGAAVGVFADLQGPKIRVGMFKDGEIKLRFGEIVTLEASNEPGEAGLIRLPHPELVNSLEAGDILKLDDGKLQITVTEVGRTQLKARVDFGGVLKNQKGVNVPTRRIPISALTEKDREDLAYALDLGVDYIALSFVQHPEDVREARALIGDRAGIISKIEKPSALTQIEEIVELSDAVMVARGDLGVELPPEQVPIAQRKIIRAARAAGRPVIVATHMLESMVEAATPTRAEASDVATAVYQGADAVMLSAESAVGRHPQSAVAIMDRIIRAVEEDEEYWASLPRDMTPPQATTADAIALSARHIADTLGAASIVAYTSTGSTALRVARERPRCGVVGLTPIRETARKLALVWGVRTVVVDDATDVEDMVAKADVAVRKLGIAETGDRVAVIAGIPFGRPGKTNTIRVFRVE; from the coding sequence ATGCGCGCACGCGATTGTAAGATCGTCGCCACGATGGGCCCGGCGAGCGATCCGCCGGAACGGCTGGCCATGCTGATCCAGGCGGGCGTCGATTGCTTCCGGCTGAATTTCAGTCATGGCGGTCGTGAGGATCATGCGCGCCGCATGCAGGCAATCCGCGAAGCCGAGGCGAAAGCCGGCGCGGCGGTTGGCGTGTTCGCCGATTTGCAGGGGCCGAAGATCCGCGTTGGCATGTTCAAGGATGGTGAGATCAAGCTGCGCTTTGGCGAGATCGTCACGCTGGAAGCGTCGAACGAGCCGGGCGAGGCGGGGCTCATTCGTCTGCCGCATCCAGAACTCGTGAATTCGCTCGAAGCGGGCGACATCCTCAAGCTCGATGACGGCAAGCTGCAAATCACAGTGACGGAAGTTGGTCGCACGCAGCTGAAGGCGCGCGTCGATTTCGGCGGCGTGCTGAAGAACCAGAAGGGCGTGAATGTGCCGACGCGGCGCATTCCGATTTCGGCGCTGACGGAGAAGGATCGCGAAGATTTGGCGTACGCGCTCGATCTTGGCGTCGATTACATCGCGCTTTCGTTCGTGCAGCATCCTGAAGACGTGCGCGAGGCGCGCGCGCTGATCGGCGATCGTGCGGGGATTATTTCGAAGATCGAAAAGCCGAGCGCGTTGACGCAGATCGAAGAGATCGTGGAGCTGTCCGACGCAGTGATGGTGGCGCGCGGCGATTTGGGCGTGGAGCTGCCGCCGGAACAAGTGCCGATCGCGCAACGCAAGATCATCCGTGCGGCGCGTGCGGCCGGCCGGCCGGTGATCGTGGCCACGCACATGCTTGAGAGCATGGTGGAAGCGGCGACGCCGACGCGTGCGGAAGCGTCGGACGTGGCGACGGCCGTGTATCAGGGTGCGGACGCGGTGATGCTCTCGGCGGAAAGTGCGGTCGGCCGCCATCCGCAAAGCGCTGTCGCGATCATGGATCGCATCATCCGCGCCGTCGAAGAGGACGAGGAATATTGGGCCTCGCTGCCACGCGATATGACGCCGCCGCAAGCGACGACCGCCGACGCGATCGCGCTCTCGGCGCGGCACATCGCCGATACGTTGGGCGCGGCCTCGATCGTGGCTTACACGTCTACGGGTTCGACAGCGCTGCGCGTGGCGCGTGAGCGGCCGCGGTGCGGTGTTGTGGGACTGACGCCCATCCGCGAAACGGCGCGTAAGCTGGCGCTGGTCTGGGGAGTGCGTACAGTCGTCGTGGATGACGCGACCGACGTGGAAGACATGGTCGCGAAGGCGGACGTGGCGGTGCGCAAGCTGGGCATCGCCGAGACGGGCGATCGTGTTGCTGTCATCGCCGGCATTCCGTTTGGCCGGCCCGGCAAGACGAACACAATCCGCGTGTTTCGGGTGGAATAG
- a CDS encoding glutathione S-transferase family protein — protein sequence MSIIVHHLEESRSQRVLWLMEELGLDYAVKRYSRNPQTRLAPPELKELHPLGKSPVVEKNGRIYAESGAIVEYFAETEAHGALSVLPGDPARAEYLYWLHFAEGSAMLPLLLKLYVGMLGENGAPLMQMRIDPEIANHLSFMNSAMEGKDFFAAGRFTAADIEMSFVLDAGASRGGLENYPNLVRVRAGYQSRPAYQRALEKGGPYKMGA from the coding sequence ATGAGCATCATCGTTCACCACCTCGAAGAGAGCCGGTCGCAGCGTGTGTTGTGGCTGATGGAGGAATTGGGGCTCGACTACGCGGTGAAGCGCTATTCGCGCAATCCGCAAACGCGGCTGGCGCCGCCGGAACTGAAAGAGCTGCACCCGTTGGGCAAGTCGCCGGTGGTTGAGAAGAACGGACGCATCTACGCCGAGAGCGGCGCCATCGTTGAATATTTCGCCGAGACCGAAGCGCACGGCGCGCTTTCGGTGTTGCCCGGCGATCCGGCGCGCGCGGAATATCTCTATTGGCTGCATTTCGCCGAAGGCTCGGCGATGCTGCCGCTCTTGTTGAAGCTTTATGTCGGCATGCTCGGCGAGAATGGCGCGCCGCTGATGCAGATGCGCATCGATCCCGAGATCGCGAACCACCTGAGCTTCATGAATAGCGCGATGGAGGGGAAGGATTTCTTCGCCGCCGGACGTTTCACCGCCGCCGACATCGAAATGAGTTTCGTGCTCGATGCAGGCGCCTCGCGCGGCGGGTTGGAGAATTATCCCAATCTTGTCCGGGTCAGGGCCGGTTACCAAAGCCGTCCCGCCTATCAGCGCGCGCTCGAAAAGGGCGGGCCGTACAAAATGGGCGCCTGA
- a CDS encoding SMP-30/gluconolactonase/LRE family protein, producing MSNIEIIAEGLEFPEGPVAMPDGSVILVEIKRQTLTRVWNGKSEVIAKVGGGPNGAALGPDGAMYITNNGGFAWHDMGGLTIPGHAAPDYETGRIERVDLSTGKVERVYESAGAFRLSGPNDLVFDKSGGFWFTDLGKGYARSRDRGGIYYAKPDGSLIKEVAYGFVGLNGVGLSPDEKVVYAAETETGKLWAFDITGESEVAPGMLGSQGRCVAVQPMHVFFDSLAVQANGDVCVATILNGGITTITPAGVSTHTAFPDPLVTNICFGGKDQRDAYVTLSGTGKLAKMRWPEPGLQLNFASY from the coding sequence ATGAGCAATATTGAAATCATCGCCGAAGGACTTGAGTTTCCAGAGGGGCCTGTCGCGATGCCGGATGGCAGCGTGATCCTGGTTGAGATCAAACGCCAGACGCTGACACGCGTGTGGAACGGCAAGAGCGAAGTGATCGCGAAGGTCGGCGGTGGGCCGAATGGCGCAGCGCTTGGGCCCGATGGCGCGATGTACATCACCAATAATGGCGGCTTCGCTTGGCACGACATGGGTGGCCTCACGATCCCGGGTCACGCGGCGCCAGATTATGAGACGGGGCGGATCGAACGCGTTGATCTTTCAACGGGCAAAGTCGAGCGCGTGTACGAGAGTGCGGGCGCATTTCGCTTGAGTGGGCCAAACGATCTTGTGTTCGATAAGAGCGGTGGCTTTTGGTTCACGGATTTGGGCAAGGGCTATGCGCGCTCGCGCGATCGCGGCGGGATTTATTACGCCAAGCCCGATGGATCGTTGATCAAGGAAGTGGCCTACGGCTTTGTTGGCCTGAATGGCGTGGGCCTCTCGCCGGATGAGAAGGTTGTGTACGCGGCCGAGACGGAGACCGGGAAGCTCTGGGCTTTCGACATCACCGGCGAGAGCGAGGTCGCGCCTGGCATGTTGGGATCGCAGGGGCGTTGCGTCGCGGTGCAGCCGATGCATGTGTTTTTCGACAGCCTCGCCGTGCAAGCCAATGGCGATGTGTGTGTGGCGACGATTTTGAACGGCGGCATTACGACGATCACGCCGGCGGGCGTGTCGACGCACACGGCGTTCCCCGATCCATTGGTGACGAATATTTGCTTCGGCGGCAAGGATCAACGCGATGCGTACGTGACGCTGTCGGGCACAGGTAAGCTCGCGAAGATGCGCTGGCCGGAGCCGGGCCTGCAGCTGAATTTCGCGTCGTATTAG
- a CDS encoding dihydrofolate reductase, which produces MPKPKLTFIVAVAKNGVIGRAGGLPWRLKSDMQRFKAATTGKPVLMGRKTWESLPKRPLAGRPNLVLTRDANFVAPDAWVYTDAAALVAAGRAMAEAAGVDEVCVIGGAQLYEALLPEAERIVLTEVNLEPEGDAHLRLDLSDWREASAEHVAASANDDADFVVRVLERAQ; this is translated from the coding sequence GTGCCTAAGCCCAAGCTTACTTTTATTGTCGCCGTGGCGAAGAATGGCGTCATTGGGCGCGCGGGCGGGCTGCCGTGGCGGCTGAAATCCGACATGCAGCGCTTCAAGGCGGCCACGACGGGCAAGCCGGTGCTGATGGGACGCAAGACGTGGGAGAGCCTGCCGAAGCGGCCGCTCGCCGGGCGTCCGAATTTGGTGCTGACGCGCGACGCGAATTTCGTCGCGCCAGATGCGTGGGTTTACACCGATGCGGCCGCCCTCGTCGCGGCGGGGCGCGCGATGGCGGAAGCTGCAGGCGTAGATGAGGTGTGCGTGATTGGCGGCGCGCAGCTTTATGAGGCGCTGCTGCCGGAGGCCGAGCGCATCGTGCTGACGGAAGTGAACCTCGAACCGGAAGGCGACGCGCATCTGCGGCTCGATCTTTCCGATTGGCGCGAGGCGAGCGCAGAGCATGTTGCTGCATCCGCGAACGATGACGCGGATTTTGTCGTGCGCGTTTTGGAACGCGCCCAATAG
- a CDS encoding thymidylate synthase, with the protein MSAEAAAKLEPGEPNQADIAYLGLLQDVLDNGVDRGDRTGTGTRGVFGRQLRFDLEHSFPLLTTKKVHLKSIILELLWFLRGDSNVRWLQEQGVTIWDEWADSEGELGPVYGKQWRSWEAKDGRVIDQIANVVHSIQHNPNSRRHIVSAWNPAEVDQMALPPCHCLFQFFVADGKLSCQLYQRSADVFLGVPFNIASYALLTQMVAQVTGLKPGEFVHTFGDAHLYHNHFDQARLQLSRAPYAAPKMKLNPERKDILAFEYADFKLEDYTAHPLIRAPIAV; encoded by the coding sequence ATGAGCGCAGAAGCGGCGGCCAAACTTGAACCGGGCGAACCCAATCAGGCGGACATCGCCTATCTGGGGCTGCTCCAGGATGTTTTGGACAATGGCGTCGACCGGGGCGACCGGACCGGCACGGGCACGCGCGGCGTGTTCGGCCGCCAACTCCGCTTCGATCTGGAGCATTCGTTCCCGCTTCTGACAACCAAGAAGGTGCACCTGAAGAGCATCATTCTGGAACTGCTCTGGTTTCTGCGCGGCGATTCCAATGTGCGCTGGCTGCAGGAGCAGGGCGTAACGATTTGGGACGAGTGGGCCGATAGCGAAGGCGAGCTTGGGCCGGTCTATGGCAAACAATGGCGCTCATGGGAGGCCAAGGATGGCCGCGTGATCGATCAGATCGCGAACGTCGTCCACTCGATCCAGCACAATCCGAATTCGCGGCGCCACATCGTGTCGGCGTGGAATCCGGCGGAGGTGGATCAGATGGCGCTGCCGCCGTGCCATTGCCTGTTTCAGTTTTTCGTCGCCGACGGAAAGCTGAGCTGCCAACTCTATCAGCGCAGCGCCGATGTGTTTCTGGGCGTGCCGTTCAACATCGCGTCCTATGCGTTGCTGACGCAGATGGTGGCGCAAGTTACGGGGCTCAAGCCTGGCGAGTTCGTGCACACGTTCGGCGACGCGCATTTGTATCACAATCATTTCGATCAAGCGCGCTTGCAGCTCTCACGCGCGCCGTATGCGGCGCCGAAGATGAAGCTGAACCCGGAGCGGAAAGATATCCTCGCGTTCGAGTACGCGGATTTTAAGCTCGAGGATTACACCGCGCACCCGCTGATCAGGGCGCCGATTGCGGTATGA
- a CDS encoding DUF2459 domain-containing protein, whose amino-acid sequence MGVPGEIAGERRGFVKRRPIATGLLVAICALFTYLYFPMPAPDVARARAGDCVELHLYSNGFHSDIGAPASIFPEDHALRRLYPDARSFLIGWGEEHFYQSPGTDLMLGLDAIIPPSATVFHIAYNAAPSSVYLGPTDDTGIAVSREGAAAFVALVDKYLALDAAGAAIPVARGKVIGRSMFLRSRGSFHLFNVCNHWMAKALRAAGVNVNTRASWLAGPLVEQARRQGLDRCPT is encoded by the coding sequence ATGGGCGTTCCGGGCGAAATTGCTGGCGAGCGACGAGGCTTCGTAAAGCGGCGGCCGATCGCGACGGGGCTGCTCGTCGCGATCTGTGCGCTGTTCACGTACCTGTATTTCCCGATGCCCGCGCCGGATGTGGCGCGGGCGCGTGCGGGCGATTGCGTCGAGCTGCACCTCTATTCGAACGGCTTTCACAGCGACATCGGCGCGCCGGCCTCGATCTTTCCCGAGGACCACGCGCTGCGCCGGCTTTACCCGGACGCGCGGAGCTTCCTGATCGGCTGGGGCGAGGAGCATTTCTACCAATCGCCTGGCACGGATCTGATGCTCGGGCTCGATGCGATCATTCCGCCAAGCGCGACCGTGTTCCACATCGCCTACAATGCGGCGCCGAGCTCCGTGTATCTGGGGCCAACCGACGACACGGGCATCGCCGTGAGCCGGGAGGGTGCGGCGGCGTTTGTTGCGCTTGTGGATAAGTATCTGGCGCTCGACGCGGCTGGCGCCGCGATCCCGGTGGCGCGGGGCAAAGTCATTGGCCGCTCGATGTTTTTACGCTCGCGCGGGTCGTTTCACCTCTTCAACGTCTGCAATCATTGGATGGCCAAGGCGCTGCGCGCGGCGGGCGTGAACGTGAATACGCGCGCCTCTTGGCTGGCCGGGCCGCTGGTGGAGCAGGCGCGGCGGCAAGGGCTGGATCGGTGTCCGACATGA
- the aqpZ gene encoding aquaporin Z — protein sequence MTKKLVAEFVGTFALVLFGCGAAVLAGFGIVGQLGIAFAFGLAIVAMAYGIGPVSGCHVNPAVSFGAWVAGRMRLNEMLGYWGAQCVGAIVGAGVLYVIASGAPAYSIDAGLGQNGYGTGSPGEYSLVAGAVFEVVATFIFLVTILGVTQKGAPSQFAGLAIGLTLVVIHIVGIQVTGVSVNPARSLGPAVWVLGDALSQLWLFIVAPLVGAGLAGWAFRAKLLASDEAS from the coding sequence ATGACCAAGAAGCTTGTGGCCGAGTTTGTCGGCACTTTTGCGCTGGTGTTGTTTGGCTGCGGCGCCGCCGTGTTGGCGGGGTTTGGCATTGTCGGCCAGCTCGGGATCGCGTTCGCGTTCGGTCTGGCGATCGTGGCGATGGCGTACGGGATCGGGCCGGTGTCAGGCTGCCACGTCAACCCTGCCGTGAGTTTCGGCGCTTGGGTGGCGGGCCGGATGCGGCTCAACGAAATGCTCGGCTATTGGGGCGCGCAATGCGTGGGCGCGATCGTGGGCGCGGGCGTGCTCTACGTGATCGCCTCGGGCGCGCCGGCCTATTCGATTGACGCAGGCCTCGGGCAGAACGGCTACGGCACAGGCTCGCCTGGCGAATACAGCCTGGTCGCCGGCGCCGTGTTTGAGGTGGTGGCGACGTTCATCTTCCTGGTGACCATCCTCGGCGTCACGCAAAAGGGCGCGCCGTCGCAATTCGCCGGCCTTGCCATCGGTTTGACACTGGTCGTGATCCATATCGTCGGCATCCAGGTGACAGGCGTTTCGGTGAACCCGGCGCGTTCGCTTGGACCGGCTGTGTGGGTGTTGGGCGACGCGCTGAGCCAGCTCTGGCTCTTCATCGTGGCGCCCCTTGTTGGTGCGGGGCTCGCGGGATGGGCGTTCCGGGCGAAATTGCTGGCGAGCGACGAGGCTTCGTAA
- a CDS encoding SspB family protein has product MADDLIGYENLMQDALRSVVRAALQEAASPRGIPGKHHFYITFRTHAPGVVIPDPLRARYPDEMTIVLEHQFWDLEVYADRFRVILKFSGQPQPITIPFKAITRFFDPSVKFGLQFEQHHVEDEARMVSGDDSVPAPREAPVAVEAPPKGDTAVVSLDAFRKK; this is encoded by the coding sequence GTGGCCGACGATTTGATTGGGTACGAAAACTTGATGCAGGACGCGCTGCGCTCAGTCGTGCGCGCCGCGTTGCAAGAAGCCGCGTCGCCGCGCGGCATCCCCGGCAAACATCATTTCTACATCACGTTCCGCACGCATGCGCCGGGCGTGGTCATCCCGGATCCGTTGCGCGCGCGCTACCCGGACGAAATGACGATCGTGCTCGAGCACCAATTCTGGGACCTCGAAGTTTACGCCGATCGCTTCCGTGTCATCCTGAAATTCTCGGGCCAGCCGCAACCGATCACCATTCCGTTCAAGGCGATCACGCGCTTCTTTGATCCGAGCGTGAAATTCGGCCTGCAATTCGAGCAGCATCACGTCGAAGACGAAGCGCGCATGGTCTCGGGCGACGACAGCGTCCCCGCCCCGCGCGAAGCGCCTGTCGCCGTGGAAGCGCCGCCGAAGGGCGACACCGCCGTCGTCAGCCTCGACGCCTTCCGCAAGAAATAA
- a CDS encoding RusA family crossover junction endodeoxyribonuclease, producing the protein MSEWAGRGKVRARTIAGGVELTIDGITTQARYYKPLVYEFFRKEFQLRPRYGEFEVELIMEYVGETPTLDLDNLAKALLDALKGHVFVDDSQIARLLCERRLGERERISVRVLKRGD; encoded by the coding sequence ATGAGCGAGTGGGCCGGCCGCGGCAAAGTGCGGGCGCGCACGATTGCGGGCGGCGTTGAGCTGACGATCGACGGCATCACCACGCAGGCGCGCTATTACAAACCGCTGGTTTATGAATTCTTCCGCAAGGAGTTTCAGCTGCGGCCGCGTTATGGCGAGTTCGAGGTCGAGCTGATCATGGAATATGTCGGCGAAACGCCGACGCTCGATCTCGACAATTTGGCCAAGGCGTTGCTCGACGCGCTGAAGGGGCATGTGTTTGTCGATGACAGCCAGATCGCGCGGCTGCTGTGCGAACGGCGTCTGGGCGAGCGAGAGCGGATTTCTGTGCGCGTCTTGAAACGAGGCGATTGA
- the fumC gene encoding class II fumarate hydratase: MTTRTETDTFGPIEVEADKYWGAQAERSLGNFKIGWEKQPEPIIRALGIVKRAAAEANMALGKLDPKLGELIIRASNEVIEGKLNAHFPLVVWQTGSGTQSNMNANEVISNRAIEIMGGEMGSKKPVHPNDHVNMSQSSNDCFPTAMHIAAAEEVVHRLLPALQMLHNALNDKAQAWKDIIKIGRTHTQDATPVTLGQEFSGYAKQIENGIKRIELTLPMLMELAQGGTAVGTGLASPVGFADLVADKIAQITGMKFTSAPNKFEALAAHDAMVMTHGAINTVAMSCFKIANDIRFLGSGPRSGLGELALPENEPGSSIMPGKVNPTQCEALTQVCAHIHGNNAAISFAGSQGHFELNVFNPMMAYNFLQSVRLLSDAAVSFTENCVVGIEPRLDNIKKGLDNSLMLVTPLKEKYGYDRAAKIAKTAHKNGTTLREEAIKDGIDAADFDAIVRPEKMISPG; the protein is encoded by the coding sequence ATGACCACCCGCACAGAAACAGACACTTTCGGCCCGATCGAGGTCGAGGCTGATAAATATTGGGGCGCCCAGGCGGAGCGGTCCTTGGGCAATTTCAAGATTGGCTGGGAAAAGCAGCCCGAGCCGATCATCCGCGCCTTGGGCATCGTCAAGCGCGCCGCGGCCGAAGCCAACATGGCGCTGGGCAAGCTCGATCCGAAGCTAGGTGAGCTCATCATCCGCGCTTCCAACGAAGTGATCGAAGGCAAGCTGAACGCGCACTTCCCGCTGGTCGTCTGGCAGACGGGCTCGGGCACGCAATCGAACATGAACGCCAACGAGGTGATCTCGAACCGCGCCATCGAGATCATGGGCGGCGAGATGGGCTCCAAGAAGCCGGTCCACCCGAACGACCACGTCAATATGAGCCAAAGCTCGAACGATTGCTTTCCGACCGCGATGCACATCGCCGCCGCCGAAGAGGTCGTCCATCGCCTGCTGCCGGCGCTGCAGATGCTGCACAATGCGCTGAACGACAAAGCGCAGGCCTGGAAGGACATCATCAAGATCGGCCGCACGCACACGCAGGACGCCACGCCCGTCACGCTCGGCCAAGAATTCTCCGGCTACGCCAAGCAAATCGAAAACGGCATCAAGCGCATCGAACTGACGCTGCCGATGCTGATGGAATTGGCGCAAGGCGGCACGGCCGTCGGCACCGGCCTCGCCTCGCCTGTTGGTTTTGCGGATCTCGTCGCCGATAAGATCGCGCAGATCACGGGCATGAAGTTCACGAGCGCGCCAAACAAGTTCGAAGCGCTCGCCGCGCACGACGCGATGGTGATGACGCACGGCGCGATCAACACGGTCGCGATGTCATGCTTCAAGATCGCGAATGATATTCGCTTTCTCGGTTCGGGTCCGCGCTCGGGCCTCGGGGAACTCGCGCTGCCGGAGAATGAGCCAGGTTCGTCGATCATGCCAGGCAAAGTGAATCCCACACAGTGCGAAGCGCTCACGCAGGTCTGCGCCCACATTCACGGCAACAACGCGGCGATCAGCTTCGCGGGCAGTCAGGGCCATTTCGAATTAAACGTGTTCAATCCGATGATGGCCTATAATTTCCTGCAGAGCGTGCGCTTGCTCTCTGACGCGGCGGTAAGCTTCACCGAAAATTGCGTCGTAGGCATCGAGCCGCGCTTGGACAACATCAAGAAGGGTCTCGACAACTCACTTATGTTGGTAACGCCGCTCAAAGAGAAATATGGCTACGACCGCGCCGCCAAGATCGCGAAGACTGCGCACAAGAACGGCACGACGCTGCGCGAAGAGGCCATCAAGGACGGCATCGACGCCGCCGACTTCGACGCCATCGTGCGACCCGAGAAGATGATCTCGCCGGGTTGA